From Chaetodon auriga isolate fChaAug3 chromosome 10, fChaAug3.hap1, whole genome shotgun sequence, a single genomic window includes:
- the LOC143327479 gene encoding uncharacterized protein LOC143327479 — MAEHQSKSKLKRKKSSFSEDHHPETSSRGTLSRSHTMFSSYTAAEPGRSAVPAAAWWSGEQLPAVESLWALTLKSARLQQLCDLVPDLPHPSTAGPKALEVDERWCDLSEEVAPFPEPSPPSPRTSLSPDLLRLSPSLQDLLVQTKPAPENEEEGVEDIEEEEAQRSVRGDGAAAGGGGGGLQSCPMCLLVFPAGFTQMDCDGHLAQCLSEVNVDMTW; from the exons ATGGCTGAACATCAGTCCAAGTCTAAACTTAAACGAAAGAAGTCTTCTTTTTCCGAAGACCACCACCCGGAAACATCTTCCAGAGGAACGCTGAGCAGGAGTCACACAATGTTCTCCAGTTATACGGCGGCAGAGCCTGGGAG GTCGGCGGTCCCTGCAGCAGCGTGGTGGAGCGGagagcagctgcctgctgtggagAGTCTGTGGGCCTTGACTCTGAAGTCTGctcggctgcagcagctctgtgacctGGTTCCTGATCTTCCACATCCATCTACAGCA GGACCCAAAGCACTTGAGGTGGATGAACGATGGTGCGACCTCAGTGAAGAGGTGGCTCCCTTCCCTGAACCCTCCCCACCTTCTCCGAGAACTTCCCTGAGTCCAGATCTTCTCAGGCTCAGCCCCTCCCTGCAGGACCTTTTAGTGCAGACCAAACCAGCAccagaaaatgaagaagagggggtggaggatatagaggaagaggaggcgcaGAGGAGTGTCAGGGGAGATGGAGCagcagcgggaggaggaggaggagggctgcagAGCTGCCCCATGTGCCTGCTGGTGTTTCCTGCTGG GTTCACCCAGATGGACTGTGACGGCCACCTGGCCCAGTGCCTGTCAGAGGTGAATGTGGACATGACCTGGTGA